A region from the Silene latifolia isolate original U9 population chromosome 7, ASM4854445v1, whole genome shotgun sequence genome encodes:
- the LOC141591814 gene encoding putative galactinol--sucrose galactosyltransferase 2, translating to MAIFIEDNCLFVNGIVVLTGVPENIAISAAPYGSAFLGASSLTPSSRHVFSIGAFQGFNFLSLFRFKIWWMTPKIGTSGSDVRVETQLLLIEAKEEYVVLNEAGEPSPDDIFYILVLPVLEGPFRASLQGTQTNELQFCVESGDSDVQTSQVSESVFINSGDNPYQLIKNSIKILAAHKGTFRHLDDKKLPVHLDWFGWCTWDAFYKDVNPAGIRQGFESLSQGGYAPRFLVIDEGWQETFNEYQKDDEKQTGDIDFGFETRLKDFKENYKFRDLASDDYTTLPEFIKFLKQRYDLKYVYVWHAILGCWGGVLTSSEAFVKFTPQLVNPVQSPGNVGNLRDIAMDGIEKYGMGVVDPERIGEFYNDYHSYIASIGVDGVKVDIQNVLETIGSNYGGRVRMTAMYQRGLEEAVEKNFVNNNVICSMSHDSDLLFSSQKTAVIRSYEDFMPREQYLQTVHIAAVSFNSLFLGELGVADWDMFQSLHYAADFHSASRAVGGCAVYVSDKPGNHDFDILKRLVLPDGSILRAKYAGRPTRDCLFKDPVMDGKTLLKIWNLNQLSGIIGVFNCQGVGVWPWYDNLQDTSTPEVICGRVSPNDVEFLEDIAGDEWQGDCAVYAFYSGSLNKVSKTGNLEVSLGMLKCELFTVCPIRVFSEAVHFAPIGLLDMYNSGGAIESWSSIAGSDGSIVKMKARGCGRFGAYSSKTPRYCTVDTKNEEFTFNLEDGLLTIMLEGDCQVKDIRFVY from the exons ATGGCCATCTTCATTGAAGATAACTGTTTGTTTGTCAACGGAATTGTCGTGCTCACCGGGGTCCCTGAAAATATCGCCATTTCTGCAGCGCCATATGGGTCTGCTTTCTTGGGTGCCAGCTCGCTGACTCCCAGCTCCCGTCATGTGTTCTCTATCGGTGCCTTCCA GGGATTCAATTTTCTGTCACTATTCAGATTTAAGATATGGTGGATGACACCTAAAATCGGAACATCAGGAAGTGATGTACGTGTAGAAACGCAGCTGCTGCTAATAGAAGCTAAAGAAGAGTATGTTGTTCTAAATGAAGCTGGAGAACCATCACCCGACGACATTTTCTATATTCTGGTATTGCCTGTCTTGGAGGGACCTTTCCGAGCAAGCTTGCAGGGAACTCAAACAAATGAACTTCAATTCTGTGTAGAAAGCG GAGATTCTGATGTTCAGACATCCCAAGTATCTGAATCGGTTTTTATAAATTCCGGAGACAACCCATATCAGCTTATTAAGAATTCAATCAA GATACTGGCAGCGCACAAAGGTACATTTCGTCATTTAGATGATAAAAAG CTGCCAGTACATTTAGACTGGTTTGGCTGGTGTACTTGGGATGCATTCTATAAAGACGTCAATCCAGCAGGAATCAGACAGGGTTTTGAAAG TTTGTCTCAAGGGGGTTATGCACCGAGGTTTTTAGTTATTGACGAGGGATGGCAGGAGACTTTCAACGAATACCAGAAAGACGATGAAAAGCAGACTGGAGACATTGA CTTTGGCTTTGAGACAAGGCTGAAAGACTTCAAGGAAAATTATAAATTCCGAGACTTGGCCTCAGACGACTATACCACGCTGCCTGAGTTCATCAAATTTCTGAAACAAAGATACGATTTAAA ATACGTTTATGTGTGGCACGCTATACTTGGATGCTGGGGAGGGGTCTTGACATCATCAGAAGCATTTGTGAAGTTTACTCCGCAGCTCGTTAATCCTGTTCAATCGCCTGGTAATGTAGGAAACCTCAGAGATATTGCAATGGATGGCATTGAAAAATACGGGATGGGGGTCGTTGATCCTGAGAGGATTGGTGAGTTTTACAATGACTACCATAGCTATATTGCTAGTATTGGCGTGGATGGTGTCAAGGTCGATATCCAAAACGTGTTGGAAACCATCGGCTCTAACTATGGTGGTCGTGTTCGTATGACTGCAATGTACCAGAGAGGGCTTGAGGAAGCTGTTGAAAAgaatttcgtaaacaataatgtGATTTGTTCTATGAGTCATGACTCAGACCTCTTGTTCAG ctCACAGAAGACAGCGGTTATTAGATCATACGAGGATTTTATGCCTCGGGAACAATACCTTCAGACAGTGCATATTGCAGCTGTGTCTTTTAACAGTCTTTTTCTTGGCGAGTTAGGCGTGGCTGACTGGGACATGTTCCAA AGCCTTCACTACGCTGCCGACTTTCATTCTGCTTCTCGTGCAGTGGGTGGCTGTGCAGTATATGTCAG TGACAAGCCAGGAAATCATGATTTCGACATTCTGAAGAGGCTCGTTTTACCTGATGGGTCTATTCTAAGGGCAAAATATGCTGGCCGACCTACTCGAGACTGTTTATTCAAGGATCCTGTTATGGATGGGAAAAC TTTACTGAAGATATGGAACCTTAACCAGTTATCTGGAATTATCGGAGTATTTAACTGTCAAGGAGTTGGTGTTTGGCCATGGTACGATAATCTACAAGACACGTCAACACCTGAAGTCATATGTGGCAGAGTGAGTCCTAATGATGTCGAGTTTCTTGAAGACATCGCAGGTGATGAGTGGCAGGGTGATTGTGCTGTATATGCATTCTATTCAG GGTCTCTAAACAAAGTTTCCAAGACTGGAAATCTGGAGGTGTCCTTGGGGATGCTAAAATGTGAACTGTTCACAGTTTGTCCAATCAGG GTCTTCAGTGAAGCAGTCCATTTCGCTCCAATTGGATTACTCGACATGTATAACTCTGGAGGGGCTATTGAATCATGGAGTTCGATAGCAGGTTCAGACGGCAGCATTGTGAAGATGAAAGCACGGGGATGTGGTCGTTTTGGTGCTTATTCAAGCAAAACGCCAAGGTATTGTACTGTTGACACAAAAAACGAAGAATTTACATTTAATCTTGAAGACGGGTTATTGACAATAATGCTTGAAGGAGACTGCCAGGTGAAAGACATCAGATTTGTGTACTGA